Proteins from one Tenrec ecaudatus isolate mTenEca1 chromosome 8, mTenEca1.hap1, whole genome shotgun sequence genomic window:
- the SELENOI gene encoding ethanolaminephosphotransferase 1 yields the protein MAGYEYVSPEQLAGFDKYKYSALDTNPISLYVMHPFWNTVVKVFPTWVAPNLITFSGFLMVVFNFLLMTYFDPDFYASAPGHKHVPDWVWIVVGILSFLAYTLDGVDGKQARRTNSSTPLGELFDHGLDSWACVYCVVTVYSIFGRGSTGVSVFVLYILLWVVLFSFILSHWEKYNTGILFLPWGYDLSQVTISFVYIVTAIVGVEAWYEPFLFNFLYRDLFTTMIIGCALCLTVPMSLLNFFRSYKSNTLKHSSVYEAMVPLFSPCLLFVLSTAWIFRSPSAILEVHPRVFYFMVGTAFANISCHLIVCQMSSTRCPTLNWLLAPLCLVVMVVFVGVNAYIESILLYALTTLLTLAHIHYGVHVVKQLSNHFQISPFSLKKPSSDULGVEEDEIGL from the exons TACAGTGCTTTGGACACCAATCCGATCTCTCTGTATGTCATGCACCCATTCTGGAACACTGTCGTAAAG gTATTTCCTACTTGGGTGGCTCCAAATCTGATCACCTTTTCTGGCTTTCTGATGGTTGTATTCAATTTTCTACTGATGACATACTTTGATCCTGACTTCTATGCTTCAG CTCCAGGTCACAAGCATGTCCCCGATTGGGTTTGGATTGTGGTGGGCATCCTCAGCTTCTTAGCCTACACTCTCG ATGGTGTGGATGGGAAGCAAGCCCGTCGAACCAACTCCAGCACCCCCTTAGGGGAGCTCTTTGACCATGGCCTGGATAGTTGGGCCTGTGTGTACTGTGTGGTCACTGTGTATTCCATCTTTGGGCGAGGATCAACCGGTGTCAGTGTGTTCGTCCTTTATATCCTGTTATGGGTAGTCTTGTTTTCCTTCATCCTGTCTCACTGGGAAAAGTATAACACAGGCATTCTTTTCCTGCCATGGGGATACGACCTTAGCCAGGTG ACTATCTCTTTTGTCTACATAGTGACTGCGATTGTGGGAGTTGAGGCCTGGTATGAGCCTTTCCTGTTTAATTTCTTATATAGAGACCTATTCACTACAATGATCATTG GTTGTGCGTTATGTTTAACTGTTCCGATGAGTTTATTAAACTTTTTCAG aagctACAAAAGTAACACCTTGAAACACAGTTCGGTGTATGAAGCTATGGTCCCCTTATTTTCTCCATGTTTGCTCTTCGTTTTATCTACAGCATGGATCTTCCGGTCACCGTCAGCTATTTTAGAAGTGCATCCTAGAGTCTTCTACTTTATGGTTGGAACAGCTTTTGCCAACATCAGC TGCCACTTGATTGTTTGTCAAATGAGCAGTACCCGATGCCCAACCCTGAATTGGTTGCTCGCGCCGCTGTGTTTGGTTGTCATGGTGGTGTTCGTCGGCGTAAACGCCTACATCGAGAGCATTCTCCTGTATGCGTTAACAACGCTTCTCACTCTGGCCCACATCCACTACGGAGTGCACGTG GTGAAGCAGCTGAGCAACCATTTTCAGATTTCCCCCTTCTCATTGAAGAAGCCCAGCTCGGATTGACTAGGAGTGGAAGAGGATGAGATTGGACTGTAA